A window from Primulina huaijiensis isolate GDHJ02 chromosome 11, ASM1229523v2, whole genome shotgun sequence encodes these proteins:
- the LOC140987552 gene encoding E3 ubiquitin-protein ligase UPL1-like isoform X1: MRKQRYKYSNHVTDYELKPGERNIRVTEETKHEYVDLVADHILTNAIRPQINSFLEGFDELVPRELVSICNDKELELLISGLPEIDLDDLIANTEYTGYTTAFDAVQWFWEVVQSFNEEDMARVLQFVTGTSKETGRPLPKFGEWDVNDPASAEGFTVIFNKARNEKKTGGKPESPTKMDINARHGVEPLRTQVKKWFCCM; the protein is encoded by the exons ATGAGAAAACAGAGGTACAAATATAGTAATCAT GTTACAGATTATGAGCTGAAGCCGGGAGAAAGAAACATAAGAGTAACGGAAGAAACAAAGCATGAATATGTGGACCTTGTTGCTGACCACATTTTGACTAATGCTATCCGGCCTCAAATCAATTCCTTTCTTGAAGGTTTCGATGAATTAGTACCACGAGAACTTGTGTCTATTTGTAATGATAAAGAGCTTGAATTATTGATTAGCGGTCTTCCTGAAATTGATT TGGATGATCTGATAGCCAACACTGAGTACACGGGCTATACAACAGCATTTGATGCCGTTCAGTGGTTTTGGGAGGTTGTCCAGAGTTTCAATGAGGAAGACATGGCAAGAGTGCTCCAGTTTGTAACTGGAACCTCCAAG GAAACGGGTCGACCCTTGCCAAAGTTTGGTGAATGGGATGTTAATGACCCAGCTTCAGCGGAGGGTTTTACTGTAATATTTAACAAAGCCAGGAATGAGAAGAAGACCGGTGGGAAGCCGGAGTCTCCTACAAAGATGGATATAAATGCACGGCATGGAGTGGAACCTTTAAGAACTCAGGTT AAAAAATGGTTTTGCTGCATGTAA
- the LOC140987552 gene encoding E3 ubiquitin-protein ligase UPL1-like isoform X2: protein MRKQRYKYSNHVTDYELKPGERNIRVTEETKHEYVDLVADHILTNAIRPQINSFLEGFDELVPRELVSICNDKELELLISGLPEIDLDDLIANTEYTGYTTAFDAVQWFWEVVQSFNEEDMARVLQFVTGTSKETGRPLPKFGEWDVNDPASAEGFTVIFNKARNEKKTGGKPESPTKMDINARHGVEPLRTQKKWFCCM from the exons ATGAGAAAACAGAGGTACAAATATAGTAATCAT GTTACAGATTATGAGCTGAAGCCGGGAGAAAGAAACATAAGAGTAACGGAAGAAACAAAGCATGAATATGTGGACCTTGTTGCTGACCACATTTTGACTAATGCTATCCGGCCTCAAATCAATTCCTTTCTTGAAGGTTTCGATGAATTAGTACCACGAGAACTTGTGTCTATTTGTAATGATAAAGAGCTTGAATTATTGATTAGCGGTCTTCCTGAAATTGATT TGGATGATCTGATAGCCAACACTGAGTACACGGGCTATACAACAGCATTTGATGCCGTTCAGTGGTTTTGGGAGGTTGTCCAGAGTTTCAATGAGGAAGACATGGCAAGAGTGCTCCAGTTTGTAACTGGAACCTCCAAG GAAACGGGTCGACCCTTGCCAAAGTTTGGTGAATGGGATGTTAATGACCCAGCTTCAGCGGAGGGTTTTACTGTAATATTTAACAAAGCCAGGAATGAGAAGAAGACCGGTGGGAAGCCGGAGTCTCCTACAAAGATGGATATAAATGCACGGCATGGAGTGGAACCTTTAAGAACTCAG AAAAAATGGTTTTGCTGCATGTAA
- the LOC140987551 gene encoding transmembrane emp24 domain-containing protein p24beta2-like, translated as MKHPTAAVLAVILVNFGCAMGIRFTLDREECLSHKVEYGDTVHFSFVVIKSRGSWRYSDDGVDLVVKGPNGEQIHDIRDKTSDKHEFVAYNKGVYRFCFANKSPYHENIDFDVHAGHFLYHDEHAKDEHFKPLFDHIGKLEGALNNVQFEQHWLQAQNYRQAIVNEKMGRGAVQKAIFESAVLVGASILQVYIMRRLFKKKARYI; from the exons ATGAAACACCCGACGGCGGCGGTTCTGGCGGTTATTCTGGTGAATTTCGGCTGTGCAATGGGGATAAGATTTACGCTGGACAGAGAGGAATGCTTATCTCATAAGGTGGAGTATGGGGACACGGTGCACTTTTCCTTTGTGGTGATTAAATCGCGCGGCTCTTGGCGTTACAGCGACGATGGCGTTGATCTTGTG GTGAAGGGGCCAAATGGTGAACAAATCCATGATATTCGAGACAAGACGAGCGACAAGCACGAGTTTGTGGCTTATAATAAAGGAGTTTATCGCTTTTGTTTCGCGAACAAGTCTCCATATCATGAAAACATAGACTTCGACGTGCACGCTGGCCATTTCTTGTACCATGATGAGCATGCTAAAGatg AACATTTCAAGCCTCTATTTGATCATATTGGGAAGTTGGAGGGAGCCTTGAACAATGTTCAGTTTGAGCAGCATTGGTTGCAGGCACAGAACTATCGTCAGGCAATTG TGAATGAGAAAATGGGGAGAGGAGCAGTTCAAAAAGCTATATTTGAATCGGCAGTTTTGGTTGGAGCTAGCATTTTGCAAGTCTACATTATGCGCCGTCTGTTCAAAAAAAAAGCTCGGTATATCTAG
- the LOC140987547 gene encoding cellulose synthase-like protein E6 — translation MVAKNGEETVATLFETKVAKGRVLYKLFAATILVGIILIWIYRLVHIPRRGEAGRYAWIGMFFSEVLFGLYWIITQAGRWHVVYRRTFKGKLSESFGDKMPGIDIFVCTADPILEPPSLVINTVLSLISCNHPAEKLSVYLSDDGGSELTFYALLEVSKFSKYWIPFCKKYNVEPRAPEAYFAQKIDANESSLKQEWTSIKELYVGMRNRIESAAVMGSIPKEVKDQHKGFSEWDNKVTKQDHQSIVQILIDGWNPNSVDIEGNRLPTLVYLSREKNSGWAHNFKAGSMNALIRVSSEISNAPIILNVDCDMYANDPDALKDALSFFLDEKQGKSICYVQHPQRYSNNTKNNIYANVAHVINQFELSGLDGFGGAPYIGTGCFHRRDSLAGKKYSEDHRIEWNTANDNTNGRTVEDLEEASKVLANCSYEKGTLWGKEMGLVYGCPVEDIVTGLTIQCRGWKPVYYNPSKSAFLGVAPITLDAALVQYKRWAEGLFQIFLSKYCPFVYGRGKISLGAQMGYCIYLLWAPVSLPTLGYVIIPALCLLHQVPLFPEVSSFWFAPFTYVSIAYTIYNLFEDLMCGNTLKGWWNYQRMWLIRRTTSYFFAFFDTISRQLGLSEMSFVVTTKVVDDDVQKRYEQGIMEFGSSSIMFVIVSTLALLNLFSFGWGIMSIVLELGMLEEFVLQITISGLLAVLNLPVYEALFLRSDKGKIPSSVLLKSIVVASATCLIPVY, via the exons ATGGTTGCCAAGAACGGAGAAGAAACCGTAGCTACTTTGTTCGAGACCAAAGTAGCAAAAGGCAGAGTTCTATACAAGCTCTTTGCTGCGACGATTCTTGTTGGGATAATCTTGATATGGATATACAGATTGGTTCACATCCCAAGAAGAGGTGAAGCTGGCAGATATGCTTGGATTGGGATGTTCTTCTCTGAGGTTTTGTTCGGTTTGTACTGGATTATCACCCAGGCTGGACGATGGCATGTTGTTTATCGGAGAACCTTTAAGGGGAAGCTATCTGAAAG CTTTGGCGACAAGATGCCGGGGATCGATATATTTGTGTGCACAGCTGATCCCATATTGGAACCACCGTCGTTGGTGATCAACACGGTACTTTCACTCATTTCGTGCAACCATCCAGCCGAAAAACTAAGCGTTTACCTGTCGGATGACGGTGGATCGGAGTTAACATTCTATGCTCTACTTGAGGTCTCTAAGTTTTCCAAGTACTGGATACCTTTCTGCAAGAAATACAACGTGGAGCCAAGGGCCCCTGAAGCCTATTTTGCTCAGAAGATCGATGCAAATGAGTCAAGCTTAAAGCAAGAATGGACTAGCATTAAG GAACTATACGTAGGTATGAGAAACCGAATCGAGTCAGCCGCGGTAATGGGTTCCATTCCCAAAGAAGTCAAGGATCAACACAAAGGGTTCTCAGAATGGGACAATAAGGTCACAAAACAGGATCATCAATCTATTGTGCAG attttgatagaTGGATGGAACCCCAACTCAGTTGATATTGAAGGAAACAGATTGCCCACATTGGTGTACTTGTCGAGGGAAAAGAATTCTGGATGGGCTCATAACTTCAAGGCCGGATCGATGAATGCATTG ATTAGAGTGTCATCAGAAATCAGCAATGCACCAATCATTCTCAATGTTGACTGCGATATGTATGCGAATGATCCGGATGCTTTAAAAGATGCATTAAGCTTCTTTTTAGATGAAAAACAAGGAAAATCGATATGCTATGTTCAGCATCCTCAACGCTACAGCAACAacaccaaaaataatatatatgcaaATGTTGCCCATGTAATTAATCAA TTCGAGCTTTCGGGTTTAGATGGTTTCGGTGGGGCTCCGTATATTGGTACAGGATGCTTCCATAGAAGGGACAGCCTAGCTGGAAAGAAATATTCCGAGGATCATAGAATTGAATGGAACACTGCCAATGACAACACTAACGGTAGAAcagttgaagatttggaggaaGCATCAAAAGTTTTAGCAAACTGTAGCTATGAGAAAGGCACACTGTGGGGGAAAGAG ATGGGATTGGTGTATGGATGTCCAGTTGAGGACATAGTGACGGGCCTAACAATCCAATGCAGGGGATGGAAACCTGTGTATTACAATCCAAGCAAGAGTGCCTTTTTGGGCGTTGCTCCAATAACCTTGGATGCAGCTCTTGTTCAGTACAAGAGATGGGCTGAAGGCTTGTTTCAGATTTTCTTATCCAAGTATTGTCCCTTTGTTTATGGCCGTGGCAAAATATCGTTAGGTGCCCAAATGGGATACTGCATTTACCTTCTCTGGGCGCCTGTTTCATTGCCCACTCTGGGTTATGTGATCATTCCTGCTCTTTGCTTGCTTCATCAAGTGCCCTTGTTCCCTGAG GTGTCGAGCTTTTGGTTTGCCCCTTTTACTTATGTTTCAATTGCTTACACGATCTACAACTTATTTGAAGACCTAATGTGTGGTAACACACTGAAGGGCTGGTGGAATTATCAAAGAATGTGGCTCATAAGGCGTACCACTTCATATTTCTTCGCCTTTTTTGACACAATTTCCAGGCAGTTAGGCCTCTCCGAGATGTCATTCGTTGTCACTACTAAGGTAGTCGATGATGACGTGCAGAAGAGGTACGAGCAAGGAATCATGGAATTTGGAAGCTCATCCATCATGTTTGTCATTGTTTCGACTCTTGCATTGTTAAACCTTTTCAGCTTTGGATGGGGTATCATGAGTATCGTTTTAGAGTTGGGGATGTTGGAAGAATTTGTGCTGCAGATTACTATTAGTGGATTGTTGGCTGTGTTGAATCTACCAGTGTATGAAGCACTATTCCTGAGAAGTGATAAGGGGAAAATCCCATCTTCAGTTTTGTTAAAATCCATTGTTGTGGCATCTGCTACTTGCCTGATTCCAGTGTATTAA
- the LOC140987548 gene encoding WEB family protein At5g55860-like — MVAKDYQKTKGPAKAEVGEIDTSAPFQSVKDAVSLFGEGAFSGEKLAIKKAKPQSTERVLAKETQLHLVDKELNRLRDQLKNAETAKVYALAELEKAKSTVSDLTQKLKTVNESKDSAFKDAEVAKHQAKQFAETNNGNSKVTDESSDIDLETSRVQYMAMVTELDAAKQELIETRQNYNASVKDRDIASERAAEANNYAQENVGKVDELSKEIATVQHSIQQVKFAIAQAKDEETNNCDDKEKQKQLHKAKHDKTVNKLLALQKDIDPELVKNLDTQLSETLSETEALKKDVEGRRDADLDSVKAVTSELDGAKESLHKVVEEENTLRNLVETLKSELDEIKKEHSELKERETETESIAGNLHVKLRKAKFELEEALLEEAKVRGASDEMMDTIRQLAVDRENAKLEVENMKQQAKELKGVAEAARIELEEAKKKLRVALHEAEEAKEAEARALDQIKILSEKNAARISTSEPGAQIRISRGEFESLSRKVEDSEKLTGMKVAAAMAQVEAVKASENEALKRLKATQKEIEDVKAATQEALKKAEMAEAAKKAVEGELRRWREREQKKAVEAASRILAETDKPLVSPPRVYQSQKQKPQETVIQPRKLEKTKTSVAKKVLMPSLSGVFEKKKTQVEVGSPSYLPGEKPVW, encoded by the exons ATGGTGGCAAAAGATTATCAGAAAACCAAAGGTCCAGCTAAAGCTGAGGTGGGAGAAATTGACACCAGTGCACCGTTTCAATCCGTCAAAGATGCTGTCAGTTTATTTGGCGAAGGTGCTTTTTCAGGGGAAAAGCTAGCCATAAAGAAGGCAAAACCACAATCTACGGAA aGAGTTCTTGCAAAAGAGACTCAGCTTCACTTGGTTGATAAAGAGCTTAATAGGTTGAGAGATCAATTAAAAAATGCTGAGACGGCAAAAGTTTATGCTCTTGCAGAGCTTGAAAAAGCTAAATCGACTGTTTCAGATCTTACCCAGAAACTGAAAACTGTCAATGAATCTAAGGATTCAGCATTCAAGGATGCAGAAGTCGCTAAGCATCAAGCAAAGCAATTTGCAGAAACCAACAATGGCAATTCTAAAGTAACTGATGAATCTTCAGATATAGATCTTGAAACTTCTAGAGTTCAGTATATGGCTATGGTCACCGAACTTGATGCGGCAAAGCAGGAGTTGATAGAAACACGGCAAAATTACAATGCATCTGTGAAAGATAGAGACATTGCCAGCGAGCGAGCTGCTGAGGCAAATAATTATGCCCAAGAAAATGTGGGAAAAGTTGACGAGTTATCCAAGGAAATAGCTACTGTCCAACACTCGATTCAGCAAGTGAAGTTTGCCATAGCTCAAGCGAAGGATGAAGAAACAAATAATTGTGATGACAAGGAAAAACAGAAGCAGTTACACAAAGCAAAACACGACAAGACAGTAAACAAATTGCTTGCTCTGCAAAAAGATATAGATCCGGAACTTGTTAAAAATCTGGACACTCAATTGAGTGAAACCTTGTCGGAAACAGAAGCTTTAAAAAAGGATGTGGAGGGTAGAAGAGATGCAGATCTTGATTCTGTGAAGGCTGTTACTTCAGAGTTGGATGGTGCTAAAGAATCGCTGCATAAAGTGGTGGAAGAGGAGAATACTTTGAGAAATCTAGTGGAGACCCTTAAGTCAGAACTGGATGAAATTAAAAAGGAGCACTCTGAATTGAAAGAGAGAGAAACAGAAACAGAATCCATCGCAGGTAATCTTCATGTGAAGCTCCGAAAAGCAAAGTTTGAGCTTGAAGAAGCACTTTTGGAAGAAGCAAAAGTTAGGGGTGCTTCTGATGAAATGATGGACACAATTCGGCAGCTTGCTGTGGACAGAGAAAATGCGAAACTTGAAGTTGAAAACATGAAACAGCAAGCAAAGGAGCTTAAGGGAGTAGCAGAAGCAGCCAGAATTGAACTCGAAGAAGCAAAAAAGAAACTGAGAGTTGCTTTGCATGAAGCAGAAGAAGCAAAGGAAGCTGAAGCTAGAGCCCTTGATCAGATCAAGATTTTGTCTGAGAAAAATGCAGCCCGCATCTCAACTTCAGAGCCCGGTGCCCAGATTAGAATATCAAGAGGCGAGTTCGAGTCACTGAGCCGTAAGGTCGAGGACTCTGAAAAACTAACAGGTATGAAAGTTGCAGCAGCGATGGCTCAGGTGGAAGCAGTCAAAGCCAGTGAAAACGAGGCCCTAAAGAGACTCAAGGCTACACAGAAGGAAATCGAGGACGTGAAAGCTGCAACTCAGGAGGCTTTGAAGAAAGCAGAGATGGCCGAGGCTGCCAAGAAGGCAGTTGAGGGAGAACTCAGAAGATGGCGTGAAAGGGAGCAGAAGAAGGCAGTAGAGGCAGCATCTCGAATTCTCGCTGAAACGGACAAGCCCTTAGTATCGCCTCCTCGTGTGTACCAAAGCCAGAAGCAGAAGCCACAAGAGACAGTCATACAACCTCGAAAGCTAGAGAAAACGAAAACATCGGTGGCCAAGAAAGTGCTAATGCCTAGCCTCAGTGGGGTGTTTGAAAAGAAGAAAACCCAAGTCGAGGTCGGTTCTCCTTCTTATTTGCCTGGTGAGAAACCGGTTTGGTGA
- the LOC140987549 gene encoding uncharacterized protein, protein MSNPLMASNRDDPLLLLSAHHHSASSSSPADVSDPDSYLLDASQIGSASGSFQNDGFLGWGYDAGFVNEAEYGFSRPDFRQGPLVGTVELYERHVFLCYKNPQVWPPRIEAAEFDRLPRLLAAALAARKTELKRQTRLTICEGRDGTETSNGDVLIFPDMIRYRRLTHFDVDTFVEEVLVKECEWLPGSPEALRGCYIFVCCHGSRDRRCGVCGPSVINKFKDEIELHGLQGKVTVGPCSHIGGHKYAGNVIIFGPNIKKEVTGHWYGYVMPEDVPVLLEQHIGKGEIVDCLWRGQMGLSEDDQKKSQELRFQINGETFMDRSTNETSGINNAKASMCASQAHGKVCCQENDGFPCCQNLESQGKVESAKVVENVTNEKKRPYRRQISQNNSGNGTGPRKVCSMPTWFETWECEDAYAALAVVGAAISVAFAYSCYKQLS, encoded by the exons ATGTCAAACCCCCTAATGGCCAGCAATCGCGACGATCCTCTTCTATTGCTGAGTGCGCACCACCATTCCGCCTCGTCTTCCTCGCCGGCAGATGTCTCCGACCCCGATAGTTACCTTCTCGACGCCTCCCAAATCGGTAGCGCCTCCGGCAGCTTCCAGAATGATGGCTTCCTCGGCTGGGGATACGACGCTGGATTTGTCAACGAAGCGGAGTATGGCTTCTCGCGCCCCGATTTCAGGCAGGGTCCACTTGTGGGAACTGTGGAGCTGTACGAGCGCCACGTCTTCTTGTGCTACAAGAACCCTCAGGTGTGGCCGCCTCGTATTGAAGCGGCTGAGTTCGATCGGCTGCCCAGGCTTCTTGCTGCCGCTCTAGCTGCGAGGAAGACAGAATTGAAACGACAG ACCCGTTTAACTATATGTGAGGGACGTGATGGTACTGAGACATCAAACGGCGATGTGCTAATCTTTCCAGACATGATTAGATACAG GAGATTAACACATTTTGATGTTGATACATTTGTTGAGGAGGTGCTCGTGAAGGAGTGTGAATGGTTGCCTGGAAGCCCAGAAGCTTTGAGGGGTTGTTATATTTTTGTATGCTGTCATGGCTCAAGGGATCGACGATGTGGTGTTTGTGGTCCTTctgttattaataaatttaaggatGAGATAGAATTGCATGGTTTGCAGGGTAAAGTGACGGTTGGGCCATGTTCGCACATTGGAGGGCATAAGTACGCGGGTAATGTGATCATTTTTGGACCAAACATAAAAAAAGAAGTCACTGGCCACTG GTACGGATATGTCATGCCTGAAGATGTACCTGTTTTGCTTGAACAGCATATTGGGAAAGGAGAAATTGTCGATTGCCTATGGAG GGGACAAATGGGATTATCAGAAGACGACCAGAAAAAGTCACAGGAACTAAGGTTTCAGATCAACGGTGAAACATTTATGGATAGGAGCACAAATGAGACTTCAGGAATAAACAATGCAAAAGCAAGCATGTGCGCATCTCAAGCACATGGCAAGGTATGTTGTCAAGAGAATGATGGCTTCCCTTGCTGTCAGAACCTTGAATCACAAGGAAAGGTGGAGTCTGCTAAGGTTGTTGAAAATGTTACTAACGAAAAGAAAAGGCCTTATAGGAGACaaatttctcaaaataataGTGGAAATGGAACTGGTCCTCGTAAAGTGTGCTCAATGCCTACGTGGTTTGAAACCTGGGAGTGTGAAGATGCATATGCTGCACTTGCTGTTGTCGGTGCTGCTATATCAGTTGCATTTGCCTATAGCTGCTACAAACAGCTGAGCTGA
- the LOC140987550 gene encoding SEC14 cytosolic factor-like — protein sequence MKESTMMFITEDMIKQFQILVEKLDEPLKKTFQNMHLGYQRETLVRFLMARDGNVLIAHKMLTDCLNWRIQNEIDCTLRKPIVPSDMYRAIRNSQLVGMPGYTKEGLPVIAVGVGLSTYDKASIHYYVQSHIQMNEYRDRVILPSATKKFGRYIGTCIKILDMTSLKLAALNQIKLLSAISTIDDLNYPEKTDTYYIVNAPYIFTACWKVVKPLLHERTRKKVQILSGSGRDELLKIMDYESLPHFCRGEGSGSSKHARNGMVSDCFSLDHPFHQQLYNYVREQAKLVDLVTPVRHGSFHVDFPEPDPVDIKIAQTIKSEFQRLGQQNAVAHSLQELKITGE from the exons ATGAAGGAAAGCACAATGATGTTCATAACGGAAGATATGATCAAACAGTTTcaaattttggtggaaaaac TTGATGAGCCACTGAAGAAAACTTTCCAG AATATGCATCTAGGGTATCAAAGGGAGACTTTGGTGAGGTTTCTCATGGCAAGGGATGGAAATGTATTGATTGCGCATAAAATG CTTACTGACTGTCTAAACTGGAGGATACAAAATGAAATTGACTGCACATTGAGG AAACCAATTGTCCCTAGTGACATGTATAGAGCAATAAGGAATTCTCAGCTTGTGGGAATGCCTGGATACACAAAAGAG GGTCTTCCAGTCATTGCCGTTGGTGTTGGTCTCAGCACGTATGACAAAGCATCC ATTCATTATTATGTTCAATCACATATCCAAATGAATGAATACAGAGATCGTGTTATACTG CCTTCTGCAACGAAAAAATTTGGACGGTATATTGGCACATGTATAAAGATTTTGGACATGACCAGTTTAAAGCTCGCTGCCTTGAATCAAATTAAG TTATTGTCTGCGATATCAACTATTGACGACCTGAACTATCCAGAGAAGACAGATACTTATTACATAGTCAATGCCCCATACATATTTACAGCTTGTTGGAAG GTTGTTAAACCTCTTCTGCATGAGAGAACTAGGAAGAAAGTGCAGATTCTTTCAGGATCCGGAAGGGACGAACTGTTAAAG ATTATGGATTATGAGTCTCTCCCACATTTTTGCCGAGGGGAAGGGTCAGGGTCGTCCAAACATGCCAGAAACGGAATGGTTAGTGACTGCTTTTCATTGGACCATCCGTTTCATCAGCAGCTATACAACTATGTCAGAGAGCAAGCCAAACTGGTGGATTTAGTCACTCCAGTCAGACACGGTTCATTCCATGTGGACTTTCCTGAGCCTGATCCAGTAGACATCAAGATTGCTCAAACTATTAAAAGTGAATTTCAAAGACTTGGGCAGCAAAATGCGGTTGCACACTCATTGCAAGAGCTTAAAATTACTGGGGAGTGA
- the LOC140987810 gene encoding serine/threonine-protein kinase D6PKL2-like has protein sequence MASGSCTKDSSVKHSKTNGGQVIEGNPRKACPIPDPKLGKLDPSAKEVPRTVKNSASKDFTTETLLETKSVSSLVGEVDSNLHLGSSKQVQTLNRDKKTSDDAEKIKNLAASTKVSDGEHGVTKANGGAKNIDRNDFVESGKSSLCRGSTSTDISDESSCSSFSSSVNKPHKANDLRWEAIQAVRTKDGVLDLRHFRLLKKLGCGDIGSVYLSELCGTKCYFAMKVMDKASLASRKKLLRAQTEREILQSLDHPFLPTLYSHFETEKFSCLVMEFCPGGDLHTLRQRQPGKHFSEQAVKFYVAEILLSLEYLHMLGIVYRDLKPENVLVRDDGHIMLSDFDLSLRCSVSPTLIKSSSLEAEPLRKDPVYCVQPACIEPSCIQPSCIVPTTCFGPRLFSSKSKKERKPKIETGNQVSPLPELIAEPTDARSMSFVGTHEYLAPEIIKGEGHGSAVDWWTFGIFLYELLFGKTPFKGSGNRATLFNVVGQPLRFPESPVVSFAVRDLIRGLLVKEPQHRLGYKRGATEVKQHPFFEGVNWALIRCASPPDVPRPFEIEKIAGPPAPAGVKVAPSAISSQQSTTNNYLEFDFF, from the exons ATGGCTTCTGGTTCTTGCACAAAGGATTCCTCAGTAAAGCATAGCAAAACTAATGGAGGGCAAGTCATTGAAGGAAATCCTCGGAAGGCTTGTCCCATCCCAGATCCCAAATTAGGAAAATTAGACCCCTCTGCAAAAGAAGTGCCTAGAACTGTAAAAAATTCTGCCTCAAAGGACTTTACCACTGAAACTTTATTAGAAACAAAGTCGGTTAGTTCCTTAGTTGGTGAAGTGGATTCAAACTTACATTTGGGTAGCTCAAAACAAGTGCAAACACTCAACCGCGATAAGAAAACATCTGATGATGctgaaaaaataaagaatcTTGCCGCGTCTACCAAAGTTTCGGATGGAGAGCATGGTGTTACAAAAGCTAATGGCGGTGCTAAGAATATTGATCGGAACGATTTTGTCGAGAGTGGCAAGAGCAGTCTGTGCAGGGGTAGCACAAGCACAGACATAAGTGATGAAAGTTCTTGCAGCAGCTTCAGTAGCAGTGTTAACAAACCACACAAGGCAAATGATCTAAGGTGGGAAGCAATACAGGCTGTTCGTACAAAGGATGGGGTATTGGATCTGAGGCACTTCAGACTACTTAAGAAATTGGGCTGTGGCGACATTGGAAGTGTCTATCTATCTGAGTTATGTGGTACTAAGTGTTACTTTGCAATGAAGGTAATGGATAAAGCGTCACTGGCTAGTCGGAAGAAACTGTTGCGTGCCCAGACAGAAAGAGAAATATTGCAGTCTCTAGATCATCCCTTTCTCCCAACCCTATACTCGCATTTTGAAACagaaaaattttcatgtttagtGATGGAGTTTTGTCCTGGTGGTGATTTGCATACGCTACGACAGAGGCAACCGGGAAAGCATTTTTCTGAACAAGCTGTTAA GTTTTATGTAGCAGAGATCCTTCTGTCTTTGGAATATCTCCACATGCTCGGCATTGTCTACCGTGACCTAAAACCAGAAAACGTGCTCGTGAGGGATGATGGGCATATAATGTTATCAGATTTCGATCTTTCTCTTCGCTGTTCTGTCAGCCCAACTTTGATCAAGTCCTCGTCGCTTGAAGCGGAGCCCCTTCGTAAAGACCCCGTTTATTGTGTCCAACCAGCTTGCATCGAGCCATCTTGTATCCAGCCATCATGTATAGTCCCGACAACATGTTTTGGTCCTCGTTTATTTTCGAGCAAATCAAAGAAAGAAAGGAAGCCCAAAATTGAAACTGGCAACCAAGTAAGCCCTTTACCGGAGCTCATTGCCGAACCAACAGACGCACGCTCAATGTCCTTTGTGGGCACCCACGAGTACTTGGCACCTGAAATCATTAAAGGTGAAGGGCATGGCAGTGCTGTCGACTGGTGGACATTTGGGATTTTTTTATACGAATTATTGTTCGGTAAGACCCCTTTTAAGGGATCAGGTAACCGAGCCACTCTTTTCAACGTAGTAGGCCAGCCCTTGCGTTTTCCAGAATCGCCAGTAGTTAGTTTTGCGGTAAGAGATCTTATAAGAGGATTACTAGTGAAAGAGCCACAGCATAGGTTGGGGTACAAACGTGGAGCAACAGAAGTGAAGCAGCATCCCTTCTTTGAAGGTGTGAATTGGGCTCTAATTCGCTGTGCAAGTCCCCCAGACGTCCCTAGACCGTTCGAGATCGAGAAAATTGCTGGCCCTCCGGCACCAGCTGGTGTAAAAGTTGCCCCTTCAGCTATCTCTTCTCAGCAGAGTACTACTAATAACTATTTggaatttgatttcttttag